From one Lolium rigidum isolate FL_2022 chromosome 4, APGP_CSIRO_Lrig_0.1, whole genome shotgun sequence genomic stretch:
- the LOC124706199 gene encoding uncharacterized protein LOC124706199, whose translation MAAAVDLEDAFGAVVGEAKPEGHPSPRPILFRAHARSAAALRIAATDCHSLAWDRSLSISDLDDLRDDVGIGGSWSDFLDYLKSSLSSGEVKLLFAADQLRKSPGPDGAKLVATKAKGLPRIAISLQRVTGAAVSDVVAEISLALYAAYRTTLERASREQERMSQLMVSLSSEREKNEIMQKQLEAVSFLDRRKATKPKLIADEVPSVSVVTSGSDQVTAHVEQQISVPSPSKVPPAKATKRVAPKPRRARARGAMLQDNEDDEDN comes from the exons atggcggcggcggtagACCTGGAGGACGCGTTCGGCGCCGTCGTCGGCGAGGCCAAGCCGGAGGGCCACCCGTCCCCACGCCCCATTCTCTTCCGCGCCCAcgcccgctccgccgccgcccttcGCATCGCCGCCACCGACTGCCACTCCCTCGCCTGGGACCGCTCCCTCTCCATCTCCGACCTCGACGATCTC AGAGACGATGTTGGAATCGGCGGCTCATGGTCCGACTTCCTGGATTACCTCAAGTCCTCCTTGTCCTCCGGGGAAGTGAAGCTGCTCTTCGCCGCCGACCAACTCCGCAAGTCACCTG GCCCCGATGGTGCAAAGCTCGTGGCTACCAAGGCAAAGGGCCTGCCTCGCATCGCCATTTCTCTCCAGAGAGTTACTGGCGCTGCAGTGAGTGATGTCGTAGCCGAGATCTCGCTTGCGCTTTACGCCGCTTATAGGACTACGCTGGAGCGTGCATCCAGAG AACAGGAACGAATGTCGCAGCTGATGGTGAGCCTGTCATCTGAAAGA GAAAAAAATGAAATCATGCAAAAACAGCTTGAAGCTGTTTCTTTCCTAGACAGAAGAAAGGCAACAAAGCCAAAGCTGATAGCTGATGAGGTTCCAAGTGTGTCTGTTGTGACTTCGGGCTCGGATCAAGTTACAGCTCATGTGGAGCAGCAAATATCAG TGCCTTCACCTAGTAAAGTCCCTCCAGCTAAAGCCACGAAGCGAGTAGCCCCCAAGCCTCGGAG GGCAAGGGCGCGAGGAGCTATGCTTCAAGATAATGAGGACGATGAGGACAATTGA
- the LOC124647734 gene encoding (+)-neomenthol dehydrogenase-like has product MEGAISRSPSTRVAVVTGGNKGIGLEVCRQLADHGVSVVLTARDETRGVAAVEKLKALGLSDVVFHQLEVTDASSIDRLAAFLEIRFGKLDILVNNAATSGNERLDDGIIPGVEKFDGIDVHQRLEWMKNNTRETHKAAKQGVQTNYYGTKHVTEALLPLILSSSDGRIVNVSSSFGLLRHFGADEVELRRQLDDIDSLTEKRLDKLLDAFLGGFADSSAAETRGGGRTTGFSAYKVAKATVNAYTRMLARRHPALRVNCVHPGFVRTDFSMNSGLLSPEEGARGVVEVALLPNGGPTGAYFAEGQLQASFA; this is encoded by the exons ATGGAAGGAGCCATCTCCCGATCCCCTAGCACAAG GGTTGCCGTGGTCACCGGAGGCAACAAAGGCATCGGGTTAGAGGTGTGCCGGCAGCTGGCTGATCATGGTGTCTCCGTCGTGCTGACGGCCAGGGACGAGACCAGAGGCGTGGCGGCCGTCGAGAAGCTCAAGGCGCTGGGGCTCTCCGACGTCGTCTTCCACCAGCTGGAGGTCACAGATGCTTCCAGCATCGATCGTCTGGCTGCTTTCCTAGAGATCCGTTTCGGGAAGCTCGACATCCTG GTGAACAATGCCGCCACAAGTGGAAATGAGAGACTAGATGATGGCATAATACCAGGAGTGGAGAAG TTCGACGGCATAGATGTGCATCAGAGGCTGGAATGGATGAAGAACAATACCCGGGAGACGCATAAGGCTGCAAAACAGGGCGTGCAGACCAACTACTACGGCACAAAGCACGTTACCGAAGCTCTGCTCCCCTTGATCCTCTCCTCGTCTGACGGAAGGATCGTCAACGTCTCCTCCAGCTTCGGACTGCTGAGG CATTTCGGCGCCGACGAGGTGGAGCTGAGGCGGCAGCTTGACGACATCGACAGCCTGACCGAGAAGAGGCTGGACAAGCTGCTTGACGCCTTCTTGGGAGGCTTCGCCGACAGCAGCGCGGCAGAGACGCGTGGCGGGGGGCGAACGACAGGGTTCTCGGCGTACAAGGTAGCCAAGGCCACAGTGAACGCCTACACGAGGATGCTGGCGAGGAGGCATCCGGCGCTGCGCGTCAACTGCGTGCACCCGGGCTTTGTCAGGACCGACTTTTCCATGAACTCAGGGCTCCTCTCGCCGGAGGAGGGCGCACGCGGCGTGGTGGAGGTGGCACTGCTACCAAACGGCGGACCCACCGGCGCCTACTTTGCTGAGGGCCAGCTGCAGGCGTCGTTTGCGTGA
- the LOC124706198 gene encoding probable glucuronosyltransferase Os03g0107900 produces MRDPKQKAARAHKPRRFNMLDKLRKRYRWSWLLWVALSAYLFLPALPSLRRSSSGSEPRPGVRIYAYDLPPRFNRAWVDADARCARHLFAAEVAVHEALLLRQRRSGLRAEEADLFLVPVYVSCNFSTPTGLPSLAHARGMLAEAVDLVRADMPYWNRSDGADHVFVASHDFGACFHPMEDVAIAAGIPEFLKRSILLQTFGVQGRHTCQEVDHVVIPPHVPPEVAWELPEPEKAHRDIFAFFRGKMEVHPKNSSGHFYSKKVRTELLQLYGRNRKFYLKRKQYNGYRSEMARSLFCLCPLGWAPWSPRLVESVLLGCIHVIIADNIRLPFPDVLRWPDISLQVAERDVASLEAVLDHVAATNLTTIQRNLWDPVKRRALVFNRPMDEGDATWQVLKELEAKLDRSRQQGSKR; encoded by the exons ATGAGAGACCCGAAGCAGAAGGCAGCAAGAGCTCACAAGCCGCGCCGCTTCAACATGCTCGACAAGCTCAGGAAGCGCTACAGGTGGAGCTGGCTGCTCTGGGTCGCCCTCTCCGCCTACCTCTTCCTCCCGGCGCTCCCCTCCCTCCGCCGCTCCAGCTCCGGCTCCGAACCCCGCCCCGGCGTCCGGATCTACGCCTACGACCTCCCGCCGCGCTTCAACCGGGCATGGGTGGACGCCGACGCGCGGTGCGCGCGCCACCTCTTCGCCGCCGAGGTGGCCGTGCACGAGGCGCTGCTGCTGCGGCAGCGGCGGTCGGGCCTGCGCGCCGAGGAGGCCGAcctgttcctcgtgcccgtctacGTGTCCTGCAACTTCTCCACCCCCACGGGGCTCCCGTCGCTGGCGCACGCGCGCGGGATGCTCGCCGAGGCCGTCGACCTCGTCCGCGCCGACATGCCGTACTGGAACCGCTCCGACGGGGCCGACCACGTCTTCGTCGCGTCGCATGACTTCGGCGCCTGCTTCCATCCCATG GAGGATGTGGCCATTGCGGCTGGTATCCCGGAGTTCTTGAAGAGGTCGATCCTGCTGCAAACATTTGGTGTGCAGGGCAGGCACACGTGCCAGGAGGTGGATCATGTGGTGATCCCGCCACACGTGCCGCCTGAGGTGGCCTGGGAGCTGCCGGAGCCGGAAAAGGCTCATCGGGATATCTTTGCCTTCTTCCGAGGCAAGATGGAGGTCCATCCCAAGAACAGCAGTGGCCACTTCTACAGCAA GAAGGTGAGGACTGAACTATTGCAGCTGTATGGCCGCAACCGCAAGTTCTATCTGAAGCGGAAACAGTACAACGGATACCGGTCGGAGATGGCACGCTCGCTGTTTTGCCTCTGCCCCCTTGGGTGGGCGCCATGGAGCCCCCGGCTTGTGGAGTCGGTCCTCCTGGGCTGCATTCATGTTATCATCGCCGATAACATACGCCTGCCGTTTCCTGACGTCCTCCGGTGGCCAGACATCTCACTACAGGTGGCTGAGAGGGACGTCGCCAGCCTCGAGGCAGTGCTCGACCACGTTGCGGCGACCAACCTGACGACGATACAGAGGAACTTGTGGGACCCCGTGAAACGGAGGGCGCTGGTTTTCAACCGCCCCATGGACGAGGGAGATGCCACCTGGCAGGTTTTGAAGGAGCTTGAGGCGAAGCTCGACCGGTCCCGACAGCAAGGGAGTAAGAGGTGA
- the LOC124647735 gene encoding uncharacterized protein LOC124647735: MAWRTASMLLLVALAVATRADAGGNYGASKFRITGTVLCQDCTKNWNAYAYNAKPVNGSTVAVTCLDKHRGRTVFYGKDATDEKGVFNVEVPYEVNSCQLDPSECLVRLVASGNEGCAVLTNFNGGRIGEKPSRPYRSCPGEVAYRAGPYYSTLPQCDVDDDDKSCS, from the exons ATGGCGTGGAGGACGGCGTCGATGCTGCTGCTGGTGGCGCTCGCGGTGGCGACGCGCGCCGACGCCGGTGGGAACTACGGCGCGTCCAAGTTCAGGATAACCGGCACCGTGCTGTGCCAGGACTGCACCAAGAACTGGAACGCCTACGCCTACAACGCCAAGCCCGTCAACG GCAGCACGGTGGCGGTGACGTGCCTGGACAAGCACAGGGGGCGGACGGTGTTCTACGGCAAGGACGCGACGGACGAGAAGGGGGTGTTCAACGTGGAGGTGCCGTACGAGGTGAACAGCTGCCAGCTCGACCCGTCCGAGTGCCTCGTCCGCCTCGTCGCGTCCGGGAACGAGGGGTGCGCCGTGCTCACCAACTTCAACGGCGGCAGGATCGGCGAGAAGCCGTCGCGCCCCTACCGGAGCTGCCCCGGCGAGGTCGCCTACCGGGCCGGGCCCTACTACTCCACCCTGCCGCAGTgcgacgtcgacgacgacgacaagaGCTGCTCCTGA